The following is a genomic window from Amyelois transitella isolate CPQ chromosome 23, ilAmyTran1.1, whole genome shotgun sequence.
TGTTCTTTTATGAGATGTATCTATTTATATCGTTTTATCAATCGTATTTTTAGCGATTGGTCAATTTATCGGTTTAGGATTTGCTTCTTCCAATAGACAGTTATTATCCTCCTGCCGTTatttctggattgggtgagtcaagaTTTCgcccttcgcaacctttgtaggGAATCCAACTTATATTGGAATTATGACGACACATCCAATCGTGTATTACGGTAAAGCCCGGCCACAATAAATTtcgttatttatatactaatcagttaattgttattttattgttcgtacagtatttattaatagattAAATGTAGGTACCACAAATGTTATTCGTTAAAAAAGTTTTCGTTAGTGACGGGGTAGTATCGTATACAGCTTTTATGGAAACTACTGTTTGAAAGCGTCTGTAAAGAcagatttatataataaaataaaacaggaaaaactataaaactaatatatttctttaattgttCGCATAACATTAGACAATAAGTTAACACATTCTCacaataacatacattttacaCATATTTGGCACATTTCTCTTAAGACTAAGTACTATTAAAAATTAGCCAAATAATACTaacaacttattttttattacctaagTATAATATGTTCATTAcatcttaaattattttgtccaATCTCATTTACTcgataaaatacttttctataaataacaaaattgaatGTCTTcattctaaaaaataattactgattCATGATTAAACGACAAAATTTATATCCTACATATAATTCAGGTAAATTCGGGAAAAAGGGTCCCCCAATTTTGctaaaccttaaaaaaaacaccGAATAACCATATCAATATCATATACTTTTCCCAGCGAGTATGGCCTGAATCTGAGCGAGGGACTTGCCCTTCGTTTCTGGGATCATGAAGAAGGTGAAGAAGAAACAGACGATCATAAAACCGGAGTACAGCCAGAAGCAGCTGTAGATCCCTATGGCGTCTCTCATCAAGGGGAAGCAAAGAGTAACGATAAACACCAAACTCCAATTGACAATAACAGTGATACCTGTAGCAGCACTTCTGTATTCCCCAGCGAATAATTCCGCCATCATCATCCAAGGGATCGGACCGAAGCCCATTGAGAACGAAATGATGTACAACAccaaggcgactaaaggaatcCAACCGACAGTGGACACGTTGTAACCAGAGCTTTGCAATTTGAAGTAGATGCCTAAGGCGATGAGAGTAATGCCCATGATGACGCAGCTTTGGAGGAGTAAGATTCTTCGGCCGGCCTTTTCGATCAGCAATGACGAGACGTATGTGGCTAATGTTTGCACGACGCCCACAATGATGGTGGCGATGACCGGAGGGATGTCGGAGCCGGCGGATCTGAAGATGTCGTTGGTGTAGAAGATGACGGCGTTGACGCCGCTGAACTGCTGGAAGAACATGAGACCTAAGGAGCAGACGAAGGCGATGCGAGGCGCGCGGTTCGTGAACATGCTCGTAATGCCGGCGCGTTGGCGAGTGGCCGCGTCGATCTGGaagtaagtaaatgttttattgttcactaaaggagtacatacatacatatggtcaggtctatatcccttgcggggtagacagagccaacagccttgaaaaaaatgaatggccacgttcagcggtaaGGCTTCatgaaggaattgagattcaaatagtgacaggatgctagcccatcgcctacaagaggaatcccaagtttataagcctatcccttagttgcgttttacgacatccataggaaacatatggagtggttctattataaagcGCCAGAAACAACACGGTACCCACACACAACTTATCTCTTACGatctttaatataattgataGGTTCTTATCAATCATGAATAATTTGACTATCGAATTTTCTCACAACTTAAAGACTcagaaatctatttttttttaagaaactacCATACCTCTTTCTGCATATCGTCAAGTTCCGTGGTGAGGTCGGCATCAGGGCCTCTCAGCCAACGCAAAGCGGCTTCCGCTTCGCGTCTTCTGTTCTTTCCGAGGAGGTACTGCGGCGTTTCAGGCATCCACCTGAAAATAAAGCATGTCTTCTTAGACTCAAGAGCTCGCCATGAGGACTCATAACAGCTGGAAGAACGCGCCCAGGGACCCTCGGATTGAAGTCCCTGCTATAATCACATTCTATTTAGAGCGTGGAATATCATGGTACATTTTGAGGCTCGTCTGACTAAGAAATGGTTAACAGCGTTGTTAATTCTGCTTTAGTTTTTACCCTTGTGTGagtctcggttgcatccttTTTGGCTTAGGGTCGATCTCATgattcatctatactaatattataaagctgaagagtttgtttgtctgtttgtttgaacgcgctaatctcaggaactactggttcgaattgataaATCAtatttgcgttgaatagaccatttatcgaggaaggcttaaggccatataacatcacgctgcaactataaggagcaaagaaataatggaaaaggttaaaaaacggggaacattattcatccttgagggcttcaatgatgccctatTCCCCGTGGACGAAGttacgggcacagctagtgttcaATTAGTAGGTAAGTCCTCTATGTGTTAATAGCAAGGATACTGACCACAATACAATGACCAGCAGCGAGGTCACTACGGTCTTTTAAGGGCGTGGAATCTCATGGTACATTTTGAGGTTGGTCTCATAAAGAATAGTTAGCAGCATTCTTAATTCTGCTAAAAACTTTAACTCTTGCGTGAATCTCGGTTGCATCCTTCTCGTGACTCGATGTTAAATAAGTAAGTCCTCTGACCGTTCAAAGCAAGGATACTGACCAGAATACAATGACCAGCAGCGGCGGTAGAGTGGCCAGCACTACGGACAGCGTCCTCCAGTGCGTCCAGCCGCCGACGACGTACGACATGAGGATGCCCACGGTCAGGAACAGCTGGAAGTCTCTGCTATTACCACACTTTTACTTAGGGCGTGGAATCTCATGGTACATTTTGAGGCTGGTCTCAT
Proteins encoded in this region:
- the LOC106133011 gene encoding facilitated trehalose transporter Tret1-like — translated: MDKPTMHMLSVQEKGGETRRATQYLAAVAATIGAVIAGTILAWTSPALPQLEPPKNQSVVNITVVSHNLTNISVVNHTLINSLGMPADFLLDGKQSSLVSSISAIGALCSALPAGYLTQKMGRRPTILVLSIPFMLNWILIIFANGAGMLIAGRFFGGVGTGGICVAAPLYIGEIAETSIRGSLGAFFQLFLTVGILMSYVIGGWTHWRTLSVVLATLPPLLVIVFWWMPETPQYLLGKNRRREAEAALRWLRGPDADLTTELDDMQKEIDAATRQRAGITSMFTNRAPRIAFVCSLGLMFFQQFSGVNAVIFYTNDIFRSAGSDIPPVIATIIVGVVQTLATYVSSLLIEKAGRRILLLQSCVIMGITLIALGIYFKLQSSGYNVSTVGWIPLVALVLYIISFSMGFGPIPWMMMAELFAGEYRSAATGITVIVNWSLVFIVTLCFPLMRDAIGIYSCFWLYSGFMIVCFFFTFFMIPETKGKSLAQIQAILAGKSI